The Clostridium septicum genome contains a region encoding:
- the pflB gene encoding formate C-acetyltransferase, translated as MFPQWEGFKGESWKEKIDVRNFIQKNYKLYEGDSSFLAPISDKTSRVWGKSRDLIIEEIKKGIIDIATDRVSGIDNFEAGYIDKDNEVIVGLQTDAPLKRIVNPFGGMRMVKTSCEAYGYELDKDIENHFSAYRKTHNQGVFDAYTKETRAARSAGLLTGLPDAYGRGRIIGDYRRVALYGIDFLVEEKQKDLDNLQGDMLDELVRKREEVSMQIRALGEIKAMANKYGCDISKPAANAREAVQALYFGYLAAVKENNGAAMSIGRTANFLDIYIERDLAAGVITEVEAQELIDQLIIKLRLVRHLRTPEYNDLFAGDPTWVTESIGGMGINGKALVTKNSFRYLHTLTNLGAAPEPNMTVLWSPNLPENFKKYCAEMSIKTDAIQYENDEVMRPIYGDDYAIACCVSAMQVGKQMQFFGARANLAKALLYAINGGVDEKSGKTVIKGLKPITDEVLDFNKVKDAYNGVLEYVAKLYVDTMNVIHFMHDKYAYEAGQMALHDTEVGRLMAFGIAGLSVAADSLSAIKYAKVKPIRNEAGIAVDFEIEGDFPKYGNDNDNVDDLAVELVTKFSDELKKHPLYRNAEHTLSILTITSNVVYGKKTGSTPDGRKLGEPLAPGANPMHGRDENGALASLNSVAKIPYNSVCQDGVSNTFSIVPDALGKDEEQRVNSLVGILDGYFTQGAHHLNVNVFNRETLLDAMENPDKYPTLTIRVSGYAVNFTRLTREQQMEVISRTFHQSI; from the coding sequence ATGTTTCCACAATGGGAAGGATTTAAAGGCGAAAGCTGGAAAGAAAAAATTGACGTTAGAAACTTTATACAAAAAAACTACAAGCTATATGAAGGTGATTCAAGCTTCTTAGCTCCTATTTCAGATAAAACATCTAGAGTTTGGGGAAAGTCTAGAGATTTAATTATCGAGGAAATAAAAAAAGGAATTATAGATATAGCTACTGATAGAGTATCAGGAATTGACAACTTTGAAGCAGGTTATATTGACAAAGATAATGAAGTAATTGTTGGTTTACAAACAGATGCTCCATTAAAGAGAATAGTTAATCCATTTGGCGGAATGAGAATGGTTAAAACTTCATGCGAAGCTTATGGATATGAATTAGATAAAGATATAGAAAATCATTTTTCAGCATATAGAAAAACTCATAATCAAGGAGTTTTCGATGCTTATACTAAGGAAACAAGAGCAGCAAGAAGTGCAGGTTTATTAACAGGTCTTCCAGATGCTTATGGTAGAGGAAGAATAATAGGTGACTATAGAAGAGTTGCTTTATATGGTATAGATTTCTTAGTAGAAGAAAAACAAAAGGATCTAGATAATCTTCAAGGAGATATGTTAGATGAATTAGTAAGAAAAAGAGAAGAAGTTAGCATGCAAATCAGAGCTTTAGGTGAAATTAAAGCTATGGCAAATAAATATGGTTGTGATATATCAAAGCCAGCTGCAAATGCTAGAGAAGCTGTACAAGCACTTTACTTTGGATATTTAGCAGCTGTTAAAGAAAATAATGGTGCTGCAATGTCAATAGGAAGAACTGCAAACTTCTTAGATATATATATAGAAAGAGATTTAGCAGCTGGAGTTATAACTGAAGTTGAAGCTCAAGAATTAATAGATCAACTAATTATAAAATTAAGATTAGTTAGACACTTAAGAACACCAGAATACAATGATTTATTTGCAGGAGATCCAACTTGGGTTACAGAATCAATTGGAGGTATGGGCATAAATGGAAAAGCCCTTGTAACTAAGAACTCTTTTAGATATTTACATACTTTAACTAATTTAGGAGCAGCTCCAGAACCAAATATGACAGTTTTATGGTCACCAAACTTACCAGAAAACTTCAAAAAGTATTGTGCTGAAATGTCAATAAAGACAGATGCAATCCAATACGAAAATGATGAAGTTATGAGACCAATATATGGTGATGATTATGCTATTGCTTGTTGTGTATCAGCTATGCAAGTTGGTAAGCAAATGCAATTCTTCGGAGCTAGAGCAAACTTAGCCAAAGCTTTACTATATGCTATAAATGGTGGAGTTGATGAAAAGTCAGGAAAAACTGTAATTAAAGGATTAAAACCAATAACTGATGAAGTTTTAGACTTTAATAAGGTTAAAGATGCTTATAATGGTGTTTTAGAGTATGTTGCAAAATTATACGTAGATACAATGAATGTTATTCACTTCATGCATGATAAATATGCTTATGAAGCAGGACAAATGGCTTTACATGATACTGAAGTAGGTAGATTAATGGCATTTGGTATAGCTGGACTTTCAGTTGCAGCAGATTCATTATCAGCTATTAAGTACGCAAAGGTTAAGCCAATAAGAAATGAAGCTGGAATAGCAGTTGATTTTGAAATTGAAGGAGATTTCCCTAAATACGGAAATGATAATGATAATGTTGATGATTTAGCGGTAGAATTAGTAACTAAGTTCTCTGATGAATTAAAGAAGCATCCATTATACAGAAATGCAGAGCATACTTTATCAATTTTAACTATAACTTCAAATGTAGTTTATGGTAAGAAAACAGGATCAACTCCAGACGGAAGAAAATTAGGAGAGCCACTTGCTCCAGGAGCTAACCCAATGCATGGAAGAGATGAAAATGGTGCATTAGCTTCATTAAATTCAGTTGCTAAGATTCCTTATAACTCAGTTTGTCAAGATGGTGTTTCTAATACATTCTCAATAGTGCCTGATGCTTTAGGAAAAGATGAAGAACAAAGAGTAAACAGCTTAGTTGGAATTCTTGATGGATACTTCACTCAAGGAGCTCATCACTTAAATGTTAATGTATTTAATAGAGAAACATTATTAGATGCAATGGAAAACCCAGATAAATATCCAACATTAACTATAAGAGTTTCAGGATATGCAGTTAACTTTACAAGATTAACTAGAGAACAACAAATGGAAGTTATAAGTAGAACATTCCATCAAAGTATATAA
- a CDS encoding GNAT family N-acetyltransferase — translation MNDKVNLYRRNGKSVYIKQPSFKELAFVEYLWGHKETMADIGGVYSFKKDKWDMFYKKMVYPTDGKNFYCLIYTIDNVAIGEVSFHGYDSATKVARINIKIHIDYRGNGYGEEALRLLLEYYFLEFCGESLIDTITTKAAKKTFKKVGFEKFGRFREQTTYKVTKEMFLNSRIKKRRKVKVLAYDNMDIIEYMIPFKIFNKANEILKEELFEVTGVSYTGKSNLQYNISILSKVFNEDNEEKDILIIPGGATKEVCISNKIMMDYIFLNYNNCDYLLSFSTGIYFLLENHIIDGLSIPEIKEVKNELLENFGKDKIIKSNFVDNGKVVISSNIIGSIESCLNIINKVCGEEVYITLNKIFGIISK, via the coding sequence ATGAATGATAAGGTTAACTTATACAGAAGAAATGGTAAGAGTGTTTATATAAAGCAGCCATCTTTTAAAGAACTAGCTTTTGTTGAATATTTATGGGGACATAAAGAAACAATGGCTGATATTGGAGGAGTTTATTCCTTCAAAAAAGATAAATGGGATATGTTTTATAAAAAAATGGTGTATCCTACAGATGGAAAAAATTTTTACTGTCTAATATATACCATAGATAATGTAGCTATAGGTGAAGTTAGTTTTCATGGTTATGATTCTGCAACTAAAGTAGCTAGAATAAACATTAAAATACACATAGATTATAGAGGCAATGGATATGGAGAGGAAGCACTAAGGCTATTACTTGAATATTATTTTTTAGAATTTTGCGGAGAGTCGTTAATAGATACAATAACAACTAAAGCTGCTAAAAAGACTTTTAAAAAAGTTGGATTTGAAAAGTTTGGTAGATTTAGAGAACAAACCACATATAAAGTAACTAAAGAAATGTTTTTAAATTCTAGGATTAAAAAAAGAAGAAAAGTTAAAGTTTTAGCTTATGATAATATGGATATAATTGAGTATATGATACCTTTTAAAATTTTTAATAAAGCTAATGAAATATTAAAAGAAGAGTTATTTGAAGTAACTGGAGTATCATATACAGGAAAGAGTAATTTACAATATAACATTAGTATATTATCAAAAGTTTTCAATGAGGATAACGAAGAAAAAGATATACTAATAATTCCGGGTGGAGCAACTAAAGAGGTATGTATATCTAATAAAATTATGATGGATTATATATTTTTAAATTATAATAATTGTGATTATTTATTAAGTTTCTCAACAGGTATTTATTTTTTATTAGAAAATCACATTATAGATGGATTATCAATTCCAGAAATAAAAGAGGTTAAAAATGAATTACTAGAAAATTTTGGGAAAGATAAAATAATTAAGTCAAATTTTGTAGATAATGGTAAAGTAGTAATATCATCTAACATTATTGGAAGCATAGAGTCTTGTTTGAATATTATTAATAAAGTATGTGGAGAAGAAGTTTACATTACTTTAAATAAAATATTTGGAATAATAAGTAAATAA
- a CDS encoding helix-turn-helix domain-containing protein, producing MQIGEKIRRLRIEKQLTQEELANRCELSKGFISQVENDLTSPSIATLVDILEILGTNLTEFFSEDSEERVTYTYEDMFETDNEDLKYKLMWLVPNAQKNEMEPIMITLEPKGQYIEEEPHEGEEFGYVLSGTIVLHLGEKKFKVKKGESFYYKPKVNHYISNPHKTPAKVIWISTPPSF from the coding sequence GTGCAAATAGGTGAAAAGATTCGTAGATTAAGAATCGAAAAACAGTTAACTCAAGAAGAACTTGCAAATAGATGCGAATTATCTAAAGGTTTTATTTCTCAAGTAGAAAATGATTTAACCTCTCCTTCTATTGCAACTTTAGTGGATATTCTAGAGATATTAGGAACTAACCTAACAGAATTTTTCAGTGAAGATAGCGAGGAAAGAGTTACTTATACATATGAAGATATGTTTGAAACAGATAACGAGGATTTAAAATATAAGCTAATGTGGCTTGTCCCTAACGCTCAAAAAAATGAAATGGAACCAATCATGATAACTTTAGAACCTAAGGGGCAATATATAGAAGAAGAACCTCATGAAGGAGAAGAGTTTGGTTACGTATTATCTGGAACTATAGTATTACATTTAGGCGAAAAAAAATTCAAAGTAAAAAAAGGAGAAAGTTTTTACTATAAGCCTAAAGTAAATCATTATATTTCTAATCCTCATAAAACTCCTGCTAAAGTAATTTGGATTAGTACTCCACCGTCATTTTAA
- the potA gene encoding spermidine/putrescine ABC transporter ATP-binding protein, which yields MEQNIIELECISKKYGDNTVLDNLSLNIKKNEFLTLLGPSGCGKTTTLKIIAGFEQADSGKVLFNGEDISTLPPYKRQVNTVFQKYALFPHMNVYENIAFGLTIKKVEKNIIDTKVKEMLKLVSLEGFEKRNIDSLSGGQQQRVAIARALVNEPEVLLLDEPLGALDLKLRKEMQIELKRIQQRLGITFIFVTHDQEEALTMSDTIIVMNKGKIQQMGSPEDIYNEPSNSFVADFIGESNIFDGVMLEDFKVKFSNKIFECVDNGFKQNEYIDVVIRPEDIKIVNSDKGMLTGIVKSVIFKGVHYEIEVLEGDNLWIIHNTKHAEVNSTIGLDIYPEDIHIMRKVRNDE from the coding sequence TTGGAACAAAATATTATTGAACTTGAATGTATATCTAAGAAATACGGTGATAACACAGTATTAGATAATCTTTCATTAAATATCAAAAAAAATGAATTTTTAACTTTACTTGGTCCAAGTGGATGTGGAAAAACTACTACACTAAAAATTATTGCTGGATTTGAACAAGCTGATTCTGGAAAAGTCTTATTTAATGGAGAGGATATATCTACCTTACCTCCATACAAAAGGCAAGTAAACACCGTATTCCAAAAATATGCTTTATTTCCTCATATGAATGTTTATGAGAATATAGCCTTTGGTTTAACAATAAAAAAAGTTGAAAAAAATATAATTGATACGAAAGTAAAAGAAATGCTTAAACTTGTTTCTCTTGAAGGGTTTGAGAAAAGAAATATAGATTCATTAAGTGGTGGACAACAGCAAAGAGTTGCAATAGCTAGAGCTCTAGTTAATGAACCTGAAGTTCTGCTATTAGACGAGCCTTTAGGAGCATTAGATTTAAAACTTAGAAAAGAAATGCAAATAGAACTTAAAAGAATTCAACAACGACTTGGAATTACTTTTATCTTTGTAACTCACGATCAAGAAGAAGCATTAACAATGTCTGACACTATAATAGTTATGAATAAAGGTAAGATTCAACAAATGGGAAGTCCTGAAGACATTTATAATGAACCTTCTAACTCATTCGTTGCTGACTTTATAGGAGAAAGTAATATATTTGATGGAGTTATGTTAGAAGACTTTAAAGTTAAATTTTCTAATAAAATCTTTGAATGTGTTGATAATGGATTTAAGCAAAATGAATACATAGATGTTGTAATAAGACCTGAAGATATAAAAATAGTAAATTCTGATAAAGGGATGTTAACAGGAATAGTTAAATCTGTAATATTTAAGGGCGTTCATTATGAAATAGAGGTTCTAGAAGGGGATAATTTATGGATAATACATAATACTAAACATGCAGAAGTAAATTCTACAATTGGATTAGATATATATCCTGAAGATATTCACATTATGAGAAAGGTAAGAAATGATGAATAA
- a CDS encoding ABC transporter permease, with protein MNKIKNQNNGLEASPFAIWSALFIVIPLFIVLFFGFTIKTPEDGYTFSIENFTRLLQPQYIKVFTRSLSLALSATIGCLVLGYPVAYIISKMTPSKRNILIMLFIVPMWMNFLLRTYAWLPILGKNGFINNILSHFGIGPFTFLYNDGAVILGMIYNFLPFMVLPIYTVLTKMDQNLINAASDLGANKKQIFRKIVLPLSMPGVISGITMVFMPAVSTFVISRLLGGGQYMLIGNLIEQQFTTMGDWNFGSSISIFMMIIILISMAIMNKFDSSNKEEGGQLW; from the coding sequence ATGAATAAGATAAAAAATCAAAATAATGGTTTAGAGGCCTCTCCATTTGCTATTTGGAGTGCTCTTTTCATAGTAATCCCTTTATTTATTGTACTATTTTTTGGATTTACAATAAAAACCCCTGAGGATGGATATACCTTTTCTATAGAAAATTTTACCAGACTCCTTCAACCTCAATATATAAAAGTCTTTACTAGGAGTTTATCACTTGCCCTTTCTGCTACTATAGGTTGTTTAGTTTTAGGATATCCTGTAGCTTATATTATTTCTAAAATGACACCTAGTAAAAGAAACATATTAATTATGTTATTTATTGTTCCTATGTGGATGAATTTTTTACTTAGAACTTACGCCTGGTTACCTATTTTAGGTAAGAATGGTTTTATAAATAATATATTATCTCATTTTGGAATAGGACCTTTTACGTTCCTATATAATGATGGAGCTGTTATATTGGGTATGATTTATAATTTTCTACCATTTATGGTTCTACCAATTTATACAGTACTTACAAAGATGGATCAAAATCTAATAAATGCAGCATCTGATTTAGGTGCTAATAAAAAGCAAATTTTCAGAAAAATAGTTCTTCCACTAAGTATGCCTGGTGTTATATCTGGTATTACTATGGTATTTATGCCTGCTGTTTCAACTTTTGTTATTTCTAGATTATTAGGTGGAGGCCAATATATGCTTATAGGTAATTTAATTGAACAACAATTTACTACTATGGGTGATTGGAACTTTGGTTCTTCAATATCAATTTTTATGATGATTATAATATTAATTTCTATGGCTATAATGAATAAATTTGATTCTAGTAATAAAGAAGAGGGAGGTCAATTATGGTAA